A window of the Hordeum vulgare subsp. vulgare chromosome 5H, MorexV3_pseudomolecules_assembly, whole genome shotgun sequence genome harbors these coding sequences:
- the LOC123396734 gene encoding polyadenylate-binding protein-interacting protein 8-like, with amino-acid sequence MDLLRGSGATPAVTAATALLNALAREFVPMGATADVLNPLAKEYLPAGAAAVLNPLAREFMPWWCVGGGSGRGLSADPPEFVVAPGLYLQDLTTVVGYPARGTGVYIGNAVPTRTWRRSRVSSYSRQGRGRYSYRIQRIHDQEFVRRTIYVGDIDHTVTEEMLAGLFGICGVVVDCRLCGHPTSGFRFAFIEFQYQEDAFVALHFDGIIIGRRPLKVAPSRTAIVPIKHSFLPQSEDEKERSSRTVYCTNIENMVTAVELKDFFQTYFGLVSRVRLLGHSNHGTKIAFVEFVEVNGAIIALRSSGIYMRGLAIRVIPSKTPIRTTFNDNGRIDN; translated from the exons ATGGACCTGCTGCGAGGAAGCGGTGCGACGCCGGCGGTCACGGCGGCCACCGCGCTGCTCAACGCGCTCGCCAGGGAGTTCGTGCCCATGGGCGCCACCGCCGACGTCCTGAACCCACTCGCCAAGGAGTACTTGCCCGCGGGCGCTGCTGCCGTGCTTAACCCGCTCGCCAGGGAGTTCATGCCGTGGTGGTGCGTTGGGGGCGGATCAGGGAGGGGGCTCTCAGCGGACCCGCCGGAGTTCGTCGTGGCGCCGGGGCTCTATTTGCAGGATCTCACCACGGTAGTCGGCTACCCTGCACGCGGCACCGGCGTCTACATCGGCAATGCCGTCCCAACTAGGACCTGGAGAAGATCA AGGGTTAGCAGCTACTCACGACAGGGAAGGGGCAGGTATTCTTACCGGATTCAAAGGATCCACGACCAAGAATTTGTGAGAAGAACAATTTATGTTGGCGATATTGATCACACC GTCACCGAAGAAATGTTGGCTGGGCTCTTTGGAATATGCGGAGTC GTTGTAGATTGCCGTCTTTGTGGACACCCCACTTCTGGTTTTCGCTTCGCCTTCATAGAGTTTCAGTATCAGG AGGATGCATTTGTTGCGCTGCATTTTGATGGGATCATTATAGGACGTCGCCCTCTGAAGGTAGCACCTTCTAGGACTGCAATCGTGCCTATCAAGCATTCGTTTCTTCCTCAG TCTGAAGATGAAAAGGAGAGGTCTTCAAGGACAGTATACTGCACTAATATTGAAAATATG gtcactGCCGTTGAGCTAAAGGACTTCTTCCAGACATATTTTGGCTTG GTTTCTCGTGTAAGGCTTCTGGGTCATAGCAACCATGGCACTAAGATAGCTTTTGTTGAGTTTGTGGAG GTTAATGGCGCTATTATTGCTTTGAGATCCAGCGGCATATACATGAGAGGCCTTGCTATCAG GGTGATCCCTTCAAAGACACCAATCAGGACAACCTTCAATGATAATGGGCGCATTGATAACTAA